CCTGCGGACCCTGCTCGGAAATCTTCTTCGACCACGGCGATCACATCTGGGGCGGCCCCCCGGGATCGCCCGAGGAGGACGGCGATCGCTTCATCGAGATCTGGAATCTCGTGTTCATGCAGTTCGACCAGCAGTCGGGCGGGGATCGCATTCCGCTGCCCAAGCCGTCGATCGACACCGGCATGGGGCTGGAGCGCATCTCCGCGGTCATGCAGGGCGTGCACGACAACTACGACACCGACACCTTCAAGGCGCTGATCGCGGCTTCGGAGAGCCTGACCGGGGTCAAGGCCGAGGGCGATACCCAGGCCAGTCACCGCGTCATCGCCGACCACCTGCGCTCGACCTCGTTCCTGCTCGCCGACGGCGTGCTGCCTTCGAACGAGGGCCGCGGTTACGTGCTGCGCCGGATCATGCGCCGCGCCATGCGCCACGCGCACCTGCTCGGCGCCAAGGATCCGCTGATGCACCGCCTGGTGCCCGCGCTGATCGCCGAGATGGGCCAGGCCTATCCCGAGCTCGGCCGTGCACAGCCGCTGATCGAGGAAACGCTGCAGCGCGAGGAAGTCCAGTTCCGCCGCACCTTGACCAACGGCCTGCGCCTGCTCGACGAGGCGACGCAAAGCTTGGGCGAGGGCGACAGCCTGCCCGGCGACACCGCGTTCAAGCTCTACGACACCTTCGGCTTCCCCTACGACCTGACCGAGGACGCGCTGCGTGCCCGCGGCATCGGCGTCGACAAGCAGGGCTTTGATGCTGCGATGGCGCAGCAGAAGGCAGCGGCACGCGCGGCCTGGAAGGGCTCGGGCGACGCAGCGGCGGGCGAGGTCTGGTTCGACATCGCCGAGCGCGAAGGCGCGACCGAATTTACCGGCTACACCGCGACGAGCGGCGAAGGCAAAGTCGTGGCGCTGGTCAAGAACGGCGCCGAAGTCGATGCGGCCCAGGCCGGCGACGAGGTCATCGTCCTGACCAACCAGACGCCGTTCTACGGCGAGAGCGGCGGCCAGAGCGGCGATACCGGCGTGATCAGCGGCGGTGACGGACTGAAGCTCACCGTGTCCGATACCGCGAAGCCGCTCGGCCGGCTCCACGCGCATCACGCCAAGGTCGAGAGCGGCACGATCCGCACCGGCGACACCGTCCACCTCGAAGTCGATCTCGAGCGCCGCGACGCGATCCGCGCCAACCATTCGGCGACGCACCTGCTGCACGCCGCGCTGCGCGGCCGCCTCGGCGGTCATGTCACGCAGAAGGGCTCGCTCGTCGCCGCCGACCGGCTGCGCTTCGACTTCTCGCATCCCGCCGCGCTGACCGCCGGGGACATCGCTGCGATCGAAGCCGAAGTGAACGCGGAGATCCGCCACAACGAACCCGTCACCACGCGGCTGATGACGCCCGAGGACGCGATCAACGCCGGCGCCATGGCGCTGTTCGGCGAGAAGTACGGCGACGAGGTTCGCGTGCTGTCGATGGGGCGGACCAACTGGCAGGACAGCGGCCATAACTATTCGGTCGAGCTCTGCGGCGGCACCCACGTTGCCGCCACGGGCGACATCGGCGTGTTCCGCGTGATCAGCGAGAGCGCGGTCAGCTCGGGCGTGCGCCGGATCGAGGCGCTGACGGGTGAGGGCGCGCGCAAGTGGCTGGTCGGCCGCGAGGACGCGCTCAAGGGCACCGCGAGCCTGCTGCGCACCACGCCCGAAGACGTCGAGGCGCGCGTCGCCGCGCTGCTTGACGAGCGCCGCAAGATGGAACGCGAACTGGCCGAAGCGAAGAAGGCGCTGGCGCTCGGTGGCGGCGGGGCGAAAGCCGAGGCGGCCGACGAGGAAGTCGGCGGGGTCAAGTTCTCCGGCCAGGTCATCGACGGACTCGACGCCAAGGAACTGCGCGGCCTGCTCGATCAGGAGAAGCAGCGCATGGGCTCGGGTGTGGCCGCGATCGTCGTGGTCAACGAAGGCAAGGCCAGCATCGCGGCGGCGGTGACCGAGGACCTGACCGGCAAGGTCAGCGCGGTCGACCTGGTCCGCGCTGGCGTCGAAGCGCTCGGCGGCAAGGGCGGCGGCGGCCGACCCGACATGGCCCAGGGCGGCGGTCCCGACGGCGCCAAGGCGGCCGAGGCGATCGCGGCGGTGAAGGCGGTGCTTGTAGGCTAATGCGCGCGGGCTGGCTTCTCGCTATGCTCGTATCGCTAGCCCCCGGTACTGCATTGGCCAAGGCGCCGCTGTCTTGGCCGATCGGACTTTTCAGCAATGTGCGAACGAGCCACGAAACCGGCGATCTGATCGGTCTCGAGGTGCGGTTCTACGAGGAAGCGGGGCGGCACATGGCCGAGCTCGCCAATTGCGAGGGCTGGTGCAACGAAACCCATGTCACCGAGGTTACCCGCGGCGACAGCGGCTTTGTCCTTCACTACACCGAGATTTTCACTGGCGCGCAGGGCGACGTGCCGGTCGAAATCCGCTTCGTCGTCTGGCCTGCGGGAACGGGACTAAACTTCTCGACCTATCAAGGCGGTGAGAACATCGACCCGAACGGCAAGCCCCAGCGCCTGCGCCGTGCAACCAAGCTTTTCGGGATCGCCGTCGCCAAGAGCGGCAAGGAATAGGCGACTACGCCAGCCGTTCGCTGAGCGAGGTGCTCTTGAGCTTCGGCTTCTCGACCAGTTCGCCTTCTTCCATGATCTGCGCGCGCAGTTCGTCGCGCTTCTCGTGGATCGAGGCGATCACCGGGCCCATCGCCACGCCGAGGTCGACGAGCACGGCTTCGGAAAGCTGCAGCGAGGCTTCGAGCGTCTCGGGCACGGCATGGCTGGCGCCGGCGCGGTAGAGCTGGGCGGCGTGGCTGGCGTCGCGCGCACGGGCGATCAGCGGCAGGACGGGGTAGCGCCCGCGCAGCTTCTTGACGAGCCGCTGGATCGCGACCGGCTCGTCCATCGTAAAGATGATCGCGGTCGCATTGTCTGCGCCCAGCCGTTCGAGCGCGTCGGCGCGCGAGGCATCGCCGAACACGGCGCTGTAGCCCTCGCGCTGCCCGTCGCGGATCAGGTCCGCATCCGAATCGACCGCGACATAGGGCTGCTTGTGACTGGCGAGCATGTCGGCGACGAGCCGGCCGACGCGGCCGAAGCCGACGATGATCGCA
The window above is part of the Novosphingobium sp. G106 genome. Proteins encoded here:
- the alaS gene encoding alanine--tRNA ligase is translated as MSSTNEIRRSFLDYFAANGHEAVPSAPLVPYNDPTLMFVNAGMVPFKNVFTGLEARGVPRAASSQKCVRAGGKHNDLDNVGYTARHHTFFEMLGNFSFGDYFKEQAITHAWTLLTKEWGLPADKLTATVYHTDDEAFDLWRKIAGLPEERIIRIATSDNFWSMGDTGPCGPCSEIFFDHGDHIWGGPPGSPEEDGDRFIEIWNLVFMQFDQQSGGDRIPLPKPSIDTGMGLERISAVMQGVHDNYDTDTFKALIAASESLTGVKAEGDTQASHRVIADHLRSTSFLLADGVLPSNEGRGYVLRRIMRRAMRHAHLLGAKDPLMHRLVPALIAEMGQAYPELGRAQPLIEETLQREEVQFRRTLTNGLRLLDEATQSLGEGDSLPGDTAFKLYDTFGFPYDLTEDALRARGIGVDKQGFDAAMAQQKAAARAAWKGSGDAAAGEVWFDIAEREGATEFTGYTATSGEGKVVALVKNGAEVDAAQAGDEVIVLTNQTPFYGESGGQSGDTGVISGGDGLKLTVSDTAKPLGRLHAHHAKVESGTIRTGDTVHLEVDLERRDAIRANHSATHLLHAALRGRLGGHVTQKGSLVAADRLRFDFSHPAALTAGDIAAIEAEVNAEIRHNEPVTTRLMTPEDAINAGAMALFGEKYGDEVRVLSMGRTNWQDSGHNYSVELCGGTHVAATGDIGVFRVISESAVSSGVRRIEALTGEGARKWLVGREDALKGTASLLRTTPEDVEARVAALLDERRKMERELAEAKKALALGGGGAKAEAADEEVGGVKFSGQVIDGLDAKELRGLLDQEKQRMGSGVAAIVVVNEGKASIAAAVTEDLTGKVSAVDLVRAGVEALGGKGGGGRPDMAQGGGPDGAKAAEAIAAVKAVLVG